From Medicago truncatula cultivar Jemalong A17 chromosome 7, MtrunA17r5.0-ANR, whole genome shotgun sequence, a single genomic window includes:
- the LOC112416732 gene encoding uncharacterized protein, producing MGKDMGSQLGTIMDVDLYEFSENVKTIKGGCWRIGDGKTVDIWIPNYKDFKIISKRPENHNVIKVEDLINLNEASWKEECLEGQFLNIDRDQINQIPLINTHIPDSLMWMHDSTGLYSAKSGYRAIKQWHTNNNHYPTTSIDDNPIWKKIWSIHTLPRHKMLLWRILHKSLPSSKVWFGSNLSLNFSNLPNPDFREWLHDTIVHKDEQTIFQTAAIIYNLWHARNISIFEDIFIPEEVILQRAINGITEYKNANLCVSTQHVPSTPNSNPHQSDNRVTKWLRPEADMVKINSDANLQVNGFWGLGGIIRDSEGLVMATGTWLLPGNDNILEAEAFAMLTVMRFTLDCGFSFSGFRRRQRKTGSHDKGMLS from the exons ATGGGGAAAGACATGGGAAGTCAGTTGGGAACTATTATGGATGTTGATCTATATGAGTTTTCAGAGAATGTGAAGACTATTAAG GGTGGGTGTTGGAGAATAGGAGATGGTAAGACAGTGGATATCTGGATTCCCAACTATAAGGATTTCAAGATTATCTCTAAGAGACCAGAAAATCATAATGTTATTAAGGTTGAGGACCTCATAAACCTTAATGAAGCTAGTTGGAAAGAGGAGTGTTTGGAGGGTCAATTTCTCAATATTGACAGGGATCAGATCAATCAAATTCCCCTAATCAATACTCACATACCTGACTCTCTTATGTGGATGCATGACTCTACTGGTTTATACTCTGCCAAGAGTGGTTATAGAGCCATCAAACAATGGCACACCAATAATAACCATTATCCCACTACCAGTATTGATGATAACCCTATTTGGAAGAAGATTTGGTCTATTCACACGCTGCCTAGGCACAAAATGCTTTTATGGAGAATCCTCCACAAGTCTCTTCCT TCTAGCAAAGTTTGGTTTGGTTCCAATCTCTCTCTCAATTTTTCAAATCTTCCCAATCCAGACTTTCGTGAATGGCTTCATGACACTATTGTCCACAAAGATGAACAAACTATCTTCCAAACCGCAGCTATAATCTACAATCTATGGCATGCTCGCAATATAAGTATTTTTGAAGATATATTTATACCTGAAGAAGTTATTCTCCAAAGAGCCATCAACGGTATTACTGAGTACAAAAACGCTAATCTGTGCGTCTCAACCCAGCATGTTCCTTCGACTCCTAACTCAAATCCCCATCAATCAGATAATCGCGTCACTAAATGGCTAAGACCAGAAGCAGATATGGTCAAGATCAACTCGGATGCAAATCTGCAAGTCAATGGATTTTGGGGTTTGGGAGGTATCATTAGAGACAGTGAAGGGCTAGTTATGGCGACTGGAACTTGGTTACTTCCCGGCAATGATAACATATTGGAAGCTGAAGCTTTTGCTATGCTTACAGTGATGAGATTCACTCTAGATTGTGGTTTTTCGTTCAGTGGTTTTCGAAGGAGACAACGAAAGACTGGTTCGCATGATAAAGGAATGCTTAGTTAA
- the LOC11427190 gene encoding protein NETWORKED 3A isoform X1: MVQLPSEFLEWTLLHHCLFQNTEERNHSQFNQKIVTKKKKKKKMVGNKNQQSNWWWLDNSHTNNTKRSPWLQSTLSELNEKTNAMLKLIEEDADSFAKRAEMYYKKRPELVSMVEDFYRSHRSLAERYDQVKPDTGNGHLVLGGSPFASAKYQLEKLMSFADTGYDTYSENFDVDESMESEVDDPEHEEKDLAKFHHNYTKEERVSSVAVNDEVMRLRDEIKKICQENTVHKEQLKQKDAVCDEVMKLREEIEKLKGEKVAQKEELKQKDEEKIEVIKQLSLAIDMLKQDNMNMRSFITKESAKKWKFPFEFNKFGGAFSMKLFNGNPRNQPSLELSRCGLQIHQVA, translated from the exons ATGGTGCAACTTCCCTCTGAGTTCCTCGAGTGGACGCTACTCCACCACTGTTTGTTTCAGAACACAGAAGAAAGAAACCACTCTCAATTTAATCAA AAAATAgtgacgaagaagaagaagaagaaaaagatggtTGGAAACAAGAATCAACAATCAAATTGGTGGTGGCTTGATAATAGTCACACTAACAATACTAAACGTTCTCCTTGGCTTCAATCCACTCTATCTG AGCTAAACGAGAAGACAAATGCAATGTTAAAGTTAATTGAAGAAGATGCAGATTCCTTTGCAAAACGTGCAGAGATGTATTACAAGAAGCGACCCGAACTTGTTAGCATGGTTGAAGATTTCTATCGATCACACCGCTCATTGGCCGAGCGGTATGATCAAGTGAAACCCGACACTGGAAATGGCCACCTTGTGTTAGGGGGATCACCTTTTGCTTCAGCTAAGTATCAATTAGAGAAGTTGATGAGTTTTGCAGACACTGGTTATGATACCTATTCTGAGAATTTTGACGTAGACGAGTCTATGGAATCCGAAGTTGATGATCCTGAGCATGAAGAAAAAGATCTGGCTAAATTTCATCATAACTACACAAAAGAAGAGCGAGTTTCGTCCGTTGCTGTCAACGATGAAGTGATGAGGTTGAGAgatgaaattaagaaaatatgcCAAGAGAACACGGTTCATAAGGAGCAATTGAAACAGAAAGATGCAGTTTGTGATGAAGTAATGAAGTTGAGGGAAGAAATAGAAAAACTAAAGGGAGAGAAAGTGGCACAAAAGGAAGAACTCAAGCAAAAGGATGAAGAGAAAATAGAGGTGATTAAGCAACTCAGCTTAGCAATAGATatgttgaaacaagataatatgaatatgagaaGCTTCATCACTAAAGAGTCCGCTAAGAAATGGAAGTTTCCATTTGAATTCAACAAATTTGGAGGAGCATTTTCTATGAAATTATTCAATGGAAATCCAAGAAATCAGCCCAGTCTTGAACTCTCTAGATGTGGTTTACAGATTCACCAAGTAGCATAG
- the LOC11427190 gene encoding protein NETWORKED 3A isoform X2 — MTKKKKKKKMVGNKNQQSNWWWLDNSHTNNTKRSPWLQSTLSELNEKTNAMLKLIEEDADSFAKRAEMYYKKRPELVSMVEDFYRSHRSLAERYDQVKPDTGNGHLVLGGSPFASAKYQLEKLMSFADTGYDTYSENFDVDESMESEVDDPEHEEKDLAKFHHNYTKEERVSSVAVNDEVMRLRDEIKKICQENTVHKEQLKQKDAVCDEVMKLREEIEKLKGEKVAQKEELKQKDEEKIEVIKQLSLAIDMLKQDNMNMRSFITKESAKKWKFPFEFNKFGGAFSMKLFNGNPRNQPSLELSRCGLQIHQVA, encoded by the exons A tgacgaagaagaagaagaagaaaaagatggtTGGAAACAAGAATCAACAATCAAATTGGTGGTGGCTTGATAATAGTCACACTAACAATACTAAACGTTCTCCTTGGCTTCAATCCACTCTATCTG AGCTAAACGAGAAGACAAATGCAATGTTAAAGTTAATTGAAGAAGATGCAGATTCCTTTGCAAAACGTGCAGAGATGTATTACAAGAAGCGACCCGAACTTGTTAGCATGGTTGAAGATTTCTATCGATCACACCGCTCATTGGCCGAGCGGTATGATCAAGTGAAACCCGACACTGGAAATGGCCACCTTGTGTTAGGGGGATCACCTTTTGCTTCAGCTAAGTATCAATTAGAGAAGTTGATGAGTTTTGCAGACACTGGTTATGATACCTATTCTGAGAATTTTGACGTAGACGAGTCTATGGAATCCGAAGTTGATGATCCTGAGCATGAAGAAAAAGATCTGGCTAAATTTCATCATAACTACACAAAAGAAGAGCGAGTTTCGTCCGTTGCTGTCAACGATGAAGTGATGAGGTTGAGAgatgaaattaagaaaatatgcCAAGAGAACACGGTTCATAAGGAGCAATTGAAACAGAAAGATGCAGTTTGTGATGAAGTAATGAAGTTGAGGGAAGAAATAGAAAAACTAAAGGGAGAGAAAGTGGCACAAAAGGAAGAACTCAAGCAAAAGGATGAAGAGAAAATAGAGGTGATTAAGCAACTCAGCTTAGCAATAGATatgttgaaacaagataatatgaatatgagaaGCTTCATCACTAAAGAGTCCGCTAAGAAATGGAAGTTTCCATTTGAATTCAACAAATTTGGAGGAGCATTTTCTATGAAATTATTCAATGGAAATCCAAGAAATCAGCCCAGTCTTGAACTCTCTAGATGTGGTTTACAGATTCACCAAGTAGCATAG
- the LOC11427190 gene encoding protein NETWORKED 3A isoform X3, which produces MVGNKNQQSNWWWLDNSHTNNTKRSPWLQSTLSELNEKTNAMLKLIEEDADSFAKRAEMYYKKRPELVSMVEDFYRSHRSLAERYDQVKPDTGNGHLVLGGSPFASAKYQLEKLMSFADTGYDTYSENFDVDESMESEVDDPEHEEKDLAKFHHNYTKEERVSSVAVNDEVMRLRDEIKKICQENTVHKEQLKQKDAVCDEVMKLREEIEKLKGEKVAQKEELKQKDEEKIEVIKQLSLAIDMLKQDNMNMRSFITKESAKKWKFPFEFNKFGGAFSMKLFNGNPRNQPSLELSRCGLQIHQVA; this is translated from the exons atggtTGGAAACAAGAATCAACAATCAAATTGGTGGTGGCTTGATAATAGTCACACTAACAATACTAAACGTTCTCCTTGGCTTCAATCCACTCTATCTG AGCTAAACGAGAAGACAAATGCAATGTTAAAGTTAATTGAAGAAGATGCAGATTCCTTTGCAAAACGTGCAGAGATGTATTACAAGAAGCGACCCGAACTTGTTAGCATGGTTGAAGATTTCTATCGATCACACCGCTCATTGGCCGAGCGGTATGATCAAGTGAAACCCGACACTGGAAATGGCCACCTTGTGTTAGGGGGATCACCTTTTGCTTCAGCTAAGTATCAATTAGAGAAGTTGATGAGTTTTGCAGACACTGGTTATGATACCTATTCTGAGAATTTTGACGTAGACGAGTCTATGGAATCCGAAGTTGATGATCCTGAGCATGAAGAAAAAGATCTGGCTAAATTTCATCATAACTACACAAAAGAAGAGCGAGTTTCGTCCGTTGCTGTCAACGATGAAGTGATGAGGTTGAGAgatgaaattaagaaaatatgcCAAGAGAACACGGTTCATAAGGAGCAATTGAAACAGAAAGATGCAGTTTGTGATGAAGTAATGAAGTTGAGGGAAGAAATAGAAAAACTAAAGGGAGAGAAAGTGGCACAAAAGGAAGAACTCAAGCAAAAGGATGAAGAGAAAATAGAGGTGATTAAGCAACTCAGCTTAGCAATAGATatgttgaaacaagataatatgaatatgagaaGCTTCATCACTAAAGAGTCCGCTAAGAAATGGAAGTTTCCATTTGAATTCAACAAATTTGGAGGAGCATTTTCTATGAAATTATTCAATGGAAATCCAAGAAATCAGCCCAGTCTTGAACTCTCTAGATGTGGTTTACAGATTCACCAAGTAGCATAG
- the LOC11442025 gene encoding putative polyketide hydroxylase, which translates to MGSGGPGGPGGPGWGPGPGGPGGPGWGPGPGGPGWGPPGPGGFFGGFANGLCSLLSSCLSCLCCCWLLQDCFGGPPRGPGPF; encoded by the exons ATGGGATCTGGTGGACCAGGAGGGCCTGGTGGACCTGGTTGGGGCCCTGGCCCAGGTGGGCCTGGTGGACCTGGTTGGGGTCCTGGACCTGGAGGACCTGGTTGGGGTCCACCTGGACCTGGGGGCTTTTTTGGTGGATTTGCTAATGGTTTATGCAGCCTCTTATCTTCTTG CCTCTCCTGCTTATGCTGTTGCTGGTTGCTACAAGATTGCTTCGGTGGTCCACCACGAGGCCCAGGCCCTTTCTAG